The proteins below are encoded in one region of Polynucleobacter sp. AP-Nino-20-G2:
- a CDS encoding DNA topoisomerase IV subunit B, whose translation MATRKTSEYSESSIQVLKGLEPVRQRPGMYTRTDNPLHIIQEVLDNASDEALGGFGKQIIVTLHTDGSVSIEDDGRGIPVGMHPTEKLPVVEIVFTQLHAGGKFEKGTGGAYAFSGGLHGVGVSVTNALSKRLEVTVWREGQVSTLTFADGKVIEKLKSVASGKEDKSHGTRVRAWPDGKFFDSSAIPMPELIRLLRSKAVLLPGVKVTLIQEKSGESQTWQYAQGLRGYLNEAMAQAGHGAEVIPPFEGEQYATGNGDDDSFAEGEGAAWVVCWTEDGAPVRESYVNLIPTPAGGTHESGLREGLFNAVKGFIEMHALQPKGVKLMPEDVFARASFILSAKVLDPQFQGQIKERLNSRDAVRLVSGYAKSALELWLNEHVDYGRKLADLVIKQAQARTRAGQKVEKKKSSGVAVLPGKLTDCESQDTGLNEIFLVEGDSAGGSAKMGRNKEYQAILPLRGKVLNTWEAERDRLFANNEVHDIAVAIGVDPHGANDTPDLSNLRYGKVCILSDADVDGAHIQVLLLTLFYKHFPKLIELGHVHISRPPLFRVDAPARGKKPAQKIYALDANELQAIEDKLRKDGVKESAWQISRFKGLGEMSAEQLWDTTLNPDTRRLLPVTLGSWTEDETIKTMDMLMGKSESGARRDWLEERGNEVEADI comes from the coding sequence ATGGCTACCCGTAAAACTTCCGAATACAGCGAATCATCGATTCAGGTCCTAAAAGGGCTAGAACCCGTCCGTCAACGGCCGGGAATGTACACCCGCACAGACAATCCTTTGCACATCATTCAGGAGGTGTTGGATAACGCTTCTGATGAGGCATTGGGAGGATTTGGCAAGCAGATCATCGTTACTTTGCATACCGATGGAAGTGTCAGTATTGAGGATGATGGTCGCGGTATTCCGGTGGGAATGCATCCAACTGAGAAGTTACCAGTTGTAGAAATCGTATTTACTCAACTTCATGCTGGCGGCAAGTTTGAAAAAGGCACTGGCGGTGCTTATGCATTCTCCGGCGGCTTGCACGGTGTTGGTGTATCCGTTACCAATGCTTTATCTAAGCGTTTAGAAGTCACGGTCTGGCGCGAAGGCCAGGTCTCTACCTTGACCTTTGCGGACGGCAAAGTGATCGAGAAGCTCAAATCCGTTGCGTCCGGAAAAGAAGATAAGTCCCATGGCACGCGCGTACGCGCTTGGCCTGATGGCAAATTTTTTGATAGCTCTGCCATTCCAATGCCAGAGTTGATTCGCTTATTGCGCTCCAAGGCAGTGTTGCTGCCAGGCGTCAAAGTAACCCTCATTCAAGAAAAATCCGGCGAGAGTCAAACTTGGCAATACGCGCAAGGTTTGCGTGGCTACCTCAATGAGGCAATGGCTCAAGCAGGTCATGGCGCAGAAGTTATTCCACCATTTGAAGGCGAGCAATATGCCACTGGGAATGGAGATGACGATTCATTTGCTGAAGGTGAGGGCGCGGCTTGGGTAGTCTGTTGGACCGAAGACGGTGCGCCAGTACGCGAGAGTTATGTGAACTTGATTCCTACTCCTGCTGGCGGAACCCATGAAAGCGGTTTGCGCGAAGGTCTCTTTAATGCTGTTAAAGGTTTTATTGAAATGCATGCTTTGCAGCCTAAAGGTGTGAAGTTGATGCCAGAGGACGTGTTTGCTAGAGCATCATTTATTTTGTCCGCTAAAGTGTTGGATCCCCAATTCCAAGGGCAAATCAAAGAGCGTCTGAATTCTCGAGATGCGGTGCGTTTGGTTTCCGGATATGCGAAGTCCGCATTAGAGCTTTGGCTCAATGAGCATGTTGATTACGGTCGCAAGCTGGCTGACTTGGTCATTAAGCAGGCGCAAGCGAGAACACGTGCTGGCCAAAAAGTAGAAAAGAAAAAATCATCAGGCGTAGCTGTTTTGCCTGGAAAATTGACGGATTGCGAGAGTCAAGATACTGGCCTCAATGAAATTTTCCTTGTCGAGGGTGACTCTGCGGGTGGTTCGGCGAAGATGGGTCGCAATAAAGAATATCAAGCAATCTTGCCGCTGCGCGGCAAAGTATTAAACACCTGGGAGGCAGAGCGCGATCGCCTGTTTGCCAATAATGAAGTGCATGACATTGCCGTGGCGATTGGCGTTGATCCACACGGTGCAAATGACACTCCTGATTTGTCCAACTTACGTTATGGCAAAGTTTGTATCTTGTCGGATGCGGACGTAGACGGTGCGCATATTCAAGTCTTGTTATTAACCCTGTTCTATAAGCATTTCCCGAAGTTAATTGAACTGGGTCACGTGCATATCTCTCGTCCACCATTATTTAGAGTGGATGCCCCAGCGCGCGGCAAAAAGCCGGCACAAAAGATTTACGCCTTGGACGCAAATGAACTGCAAGCAATTGAAGATAAGTTGCGCAAGGATGGAGTTAAAGAATCCGCTTGGCAAATTTCTCGCTTTAAAGGTCTGGGAGAGATGAGTGCCGAGCAATTGTGGGATACCACTTTGAATCCAGATACCCGTCGCCTGTTACCGGTGACATTGGGAAGTTGGACTGAAGATGAAACAATTAAAACAATGGATATGTTGATGGGCAAATCCGAATCCGGGGCGCGCCGAGATTGGTTGGAAGAGCGCGGTAATGAAGTGGAGGCGGATATCTAA
- a CDS encoding NUDIX domain-containing protein, with protein MHKITTSTLAALEEMLQNVSRSAPQDFMPIYFAGGLESNQVIGHLNPEFIPYLQESLGKQAIPHIRLGHDRLTIEHARPIALSDSLSKLADRMHQGGFIPGWRHEDFAWIDQNGHEYFRLERSAFRTFGFRSMATHINGYTKAGNLWLGRRSETKATDPGRLDNLAAGGIGADETPWVNARRELWEEAGVPPQISDQIEPVGRIHMRRPIPNRGFHDEQLYIYDLELAENFIPTNHDGEVSGFIEIPLSEAAARILADEFTSDAAFVTADFILRNTRAR; from the coding sequence ATGCACAAGATCACTACCAGCACACTAGCCGCGTTAGAAGAAATGCTTCAAAACGTATCAAGATCCGCCCCACAGGACTTCATGCCAATTTATTTTGCTGGCGGACTTGAGTCCAATCAAGTGATTGGTCATTTGAATCCTGAATTCATTCCTTACTTGCAAGAATCATTAGGAAAACAAGCAATTCCGCACATCAGATTGGGGCATGATCGCCTCACTATTGAACATGCTCGACCTATTGCACTTTCAGATAGCCTGTCCAAGCTAGCAGATCGCATGCATCAAGGTGGATTTATTCCAGGTTGGAGACATGAAGATTTTGCCTGGATAGATCAAAATGGGCATGAATACTTCCGCTTAGAGCGCTCCGCTTTCCGCACCTTTGGCTTCAGAAGCATGGCAACCCATATCAATGGATACACCAAAGCAGGCAATCTTTGGTTAGGTCGACGCAGCGAAACCAAGGCCACAGACCCAGGTCGGCTAGATAACTTGGCAGCTGGTGGCATTGGAGCGGATGAAACACCCTGGGTGAATGCCCGTAGAGAATTATGGGAAGAAGCCGGCGTTCCCCCTCAAATTTCTGACCAAATTGAGCCTGTTGGCAGAATTCATATGCGTAGACCCATCCCCAACCGGGGTTTTCATGATGAACAGCTCTATATCTATGATTTAGAGCTGGCAGAGAACTTCATACCCACCAATCATGATGGCGAAGTCAGTGGTTTTATTGAAATTCCCCTCTCTGAGGCTGCGGCACGCATTTTGGCTGATGAATTCACCAGTGATGCGGCTTTCGTTACCGCTGATTTCATCTTGCGAAATACCAGGGCACGCTAA
- the thiC gene encoding phosphomethylpyrimidine synthase ThiC has protein sequence MSNTNNKTKQEIPSLKSLERDFGQKFAYPASTKTYLEGSRPDIKAPIRMIEQLPTRVGEEMVANPPVPVYDTSGPYSDPDILINLEKGLPLLRKNWIEERGDTEQLSGPSSEYGVARSKDEATQSLRFAHINAPRVARAGRNVSQMHYARQGIVTPEMEYVALRESMGLEQLRKNPEYKQLLKQHPGKSYGANLPDIVTGEFVRSEIAAGRAIIPANINHPELEPMIIGRNFRVKINGNLGNSAVTSSINEEVEKMVWSIRWGADTIMDLSTGKHIHETREWIIRNSPVPIGTVPIYQALDKTGGIAEDLTWEMFRDTLIEQAEQGVDYFTIHAGVLLRYVPLTADRITGIVSRGGSIMAKWCLAHHKENFLYTKFDEICEIMKAYDVSFSLGDGLRPGCIADSNDAAQFGELHTLGELTAKAWKHDVQVMIEGPGHVPMQRIEENMTKELKHCLEAPFYTLGPLITDIAPGYDHITSGIGAAQIGWYGTAMLCYVTPKEHLGLPDKEDVRTGIITYKIAAHGADLAKGLPGAQVRDNALSKARFEFRWEDQFNLGLDPERAREYHDATLPAEGAKIAHFCSMCGPKFCSMKITQEVRDYAATLDADGNPKTSKVIPIAAEVAQDPQKGMEEMSAEFRKRGSEIYQ, from the coding sequence ATGAGCAATACCAACAATAAAACCAAACAAGAGATCCCAAGCTTAAAAAGCTTAGAGCGCGATTTCGGTCAAAAATTCGCCTACCCGGCATCCACTAAAACGTATTTAGAGGGCTCACGTCCGGATATCAAAGCGCCGATTCGCATGATTGAGCAACTCCCCACGCGCGTGGGTGAAGAAATGGTTGCCAATCCACCGGTACCGGTTTACGACACATCAGGCCCCTATAGTGATCCTGACATATTGATTAATCTTGAAAAAGGCTTGCCTTTACTCCGGAAAAACTGGATTGAAGAACGTGGAGATACAGAGCAATTATCCGGTCCAAGTTCTGAGTACGGCGTTGCGCGTTCAAAGGACGAAGCGACTCAAAGCTTACGTTTTGCGCATATCAATGCACCACGCGTAGCTAGAGCTGGTCGAAATGTGAGCCAAATGCATTACGCCCGCCAAGGCATCGTGACCCCTGAAATGGAATACGTAGCCTTACGCGAATCCATGGGCTTAGAGCAATTGCGCAAAAACCCAGAGTACAAGCAGTTACTCAAGCAACATCCAGGCAAAAGCTACGGCGCCAACCTGCCGGACATCGTCACCGGTGAATTTGTTCGCTCTGAAATCGCCGCTGGTCGAGCGATTATTCCCGCAAATATTAATCACCCAGAATTAGAGCCAATGATTATTGGCCGAAACTTCCGCGTCAAGATCAATGGCAACTTAGGTAACTCAGCTGTCACCTCCTCCATCAATGAGGAAGTAGAAAAAATGGTCTGGTCAATCCGCTGGGGTGCCGATACGATCATGGATCTTTCCACCGGCAAACATATCCATGAAACACGTGAATGGATTATTCGCAACTCACCAGTGCCAATTGGTACCGTTCCTATTTATCAAGCGCTTGATAAGACCGGCGGCATTGCTGAAGACCTTACCTGGGAAATGTTCCGCGACACTTTAATTGAGCAAGCTGAACAAGGCGTGGATTACTTCACCATTCATGCTGGCGTCTTGTTGCGCTATGTACCCTTAACTGCTGACCGTATTACCGGCATCGTATCTCGTGGTGGCTCCATCATGGCGAAGTGGTGCTTAGCGCATCATAAAGAAAACTTCCTCTACACGAAGTTTGATGAAATCTGCGAAATCATGAAAGCATATGACGTTTCATTTAGTCTAGGTGATGGCCTGCGTCCTGGCTGTATCGCTGACTCAAATGATGCCGCTCAGTTCGGCGAACTCCATACGCTTGGTGAATTAACCGCTAAAGCATGGAAACACGATGTTCAGGTCATGATCGAAGGTCCTGGCCATGTACCAATGCAACGCATTGAAGAAAACATGACCAAGGAACTGAAGCACTGCTTAGAGGCACCCTTCTATACCCTTGGACCATTGATTACCGATATTGCTCCAGGCTACGACCACATCACTAGCGGCATTGGTGCGGCACAAATTGGTTGGTATGGCACTGCCATGCTTTGCTATGTCACACCCAAAGAGCATTTAGGCTTGCCCGACAAAGAAGACGTTCGTACTGGCATCATCACTTACAAAATTGCAGCTCATGGTGCAGACTTAGCTAAGGGCTTGCCTGGTGCGCAAGTGCGTGACAACGCCTTATCCAAGGCGCGTTTTGAGTTCCGCTGGGAAGATCAATTTAATCTAGGCTTAGACCCTGAGCGCGCTCGTGAATATCACGATGCGACTCTCCCGGCTGAAGGCGCGAAAATTGCCCACTTCTGCTCAATGTGCGGACCCAAGTTCTGCTCTATGAAGATCACTCAAGAAGTGCGTGACTACGCTGCCACTTTAGATGCAGATGGCAATCCGAAGACTTCTAAAGTGATTCCGATTGCGGCTGAAGTAGCGCAAGATCCACAAAAAGGCATGGAAGAAATGTCTGCGGAGTTCCGCAAGCGCGGTAGTGAGATTTATCAGTAA
- a CDS encoding XdhC family protein: MNSTDLSVLKAAVDWLKNGHQVAIATVVQTWGSAPRPVSSWVAIRQDGQVMGSVSGGCVEDDLIRRVQTEILTKDTPEMVVYGVSQQEAARFGLPCGGTLRLLVEPKPELSVLEEILHAISNHQITSRTIDLSSGKSSLEPGTRNTPFVCNEKLMKTTYGPRWRMVIIGAGQLSLYTADFALASDFEVIVIDPREEYAEGIDREHIQFIKGMPDDVLLEIGVDSHTAVVALTHDPKLDDMALMEALKSSAFYVGALGSRVNTQKRKERLLEFDVSREQVERLHGPVGLHIGALTPPEIAVSILAEVIAVKYGVAIPKKV; encoded by the coding sequence ATGAATAGCACCGATTTAAGCGTTTTAAAGGCAGCCGTTGATTGGCTTAAAAATGGGCATCAAGTGGCAATTGCCACTGTTGTACAAACCTGGGGCTCGGCACCAAGACCTGTAAGCTCATGGGTGGCAATCCGACAAGATGGGCAGGTGATGGGCTCAGTTTCAGGTGGTTGCGTCGAAGATGATCTCATTCGCAGAGTTCAGACTGAAATTCTCACCAAAGACACTCCGGAGATGGTTGTGTATGGAGTAAGCCAGCAGGAGGCCGCCCGTTTTGGCTTGCCTTGTGGTGGCACCCTGCGATTGCTCGTGGAGCCCAAGCCTGAGCTCTCCGTTTTAGAGGAAATTCTGCACGCAATCTCCAATCATCAAATTACTTCCCGCACGATTGATTTGAGTAGCGGCAAATCTTCACTTGAGCCAGGCACCCGAAATACCCCTTTTGTCTGCAATGAGAAATTGATGAAGACGACTTATGGTCCCCGTTGGCGCATGGTCATCATTGGCGCAGGACAGCTCTCCCTATATACGGCTGATTTTGCCTTGGCCTCTGATTTTGAGGTCATTGTGATTGATCCCCGTGAGGAATATGCCGAAGGAATAGATCGCGAGCATATTCAATTTATCAAGGGTATGCCGGATGACGTACTGCTGGAGATCGGTGTAGATTCACACACGGCTGTAGTTGCCTTAACCCATGATCCCAAATTGGATGATATGGCGCTCATGGAGGCTCTCAAGTCATCAGCCTTCTATGTCGGCGCCTTAGGCAGTCGCGTGAACACACAAAAACGCAAAGAGCGCTTACTAGAGTTTGATGTATCAAGAGAGCAAGTTGAGCGCTTACATGGCCCCGTGGGGCTTCATATTGGTGCTCTCACTCCGCCGGAAATCGCTGTATCTATTTTGGCGGAAGTGATTGCCGTCAAATATGGTGTTGCTATACCCAAGAAAGTTTAA
- a CDS encoding CaiB/BaiF CoA-transferase family protein — MGALSHIRVLDLSRVLAGPWCAQNLADLGADVIKVERPGAGDDTRHWGPPFAKDENGNDTAESAYFICINRNKRSITVDISKPEGQEIIRQLAKESDVVIENYKVGDLAKYGLDYESLKKVKNDLIYCSITGFGQNGPYAHRPGYDFIIQGMGGFMSVTGEADDFPGASPQKAGVAIADIFTGMYASTAILAAVVHRDQTGQGQYIDMALLDTQIAIMANVSSAYLCSNQVPRRWGNASPIIVPYQTFPTSDGWMIVGVGNDGQFKHFVTAGGEAHLAENPLYLSNPLRVENRKLLIPLLEVMTRQKTKAEWISLLEAANVPCGPINNFQEVFENEQVKARGIQIDVPHPTAGTMKLVASPIHLSETPVDVRMAPPTLGQHTNEILRERLKLDDQAIDALHSKGIV, encoded by the coding sequence ATGGGAGCCTTAAGTCATATTCGCGTTTTAGACCTCAGCCGTGTTCTTGCCGGCCCATGGTGCGCACAAAACCTCGCCGATCTCGGTGCCGATGTCATTAAAGTGGAGCGGCCGGGGGCTGGTGACGACACCCGCCACTGGGGCCCTCCCTTTGCCAAAGACGAAAACGGTAACGACACCGCAGAATCAGCCTACTTCATCTGTATTAACCGCAATAAACGCTCGATTACGGTCGATATCAGCAAGCCAGAAGGCCAAGAGATCATTCGTCAGTTGGCAAAAGAGTCTGATGTGGTCATCGAAAACTACAAAGTTGGGGATTTGGCCAAGTATGGCCTGGATTACGAGAGTCTTAAAAAGGTCAAAAATGACCTCATTTACTGCTCCATTACCGGTTTTGGCCAAAACGGGCCCTATGCTCATCGACCTGGTTATGACTTCATCATCCAAGGCATGGGTGGCTTTATGAGTGTTACGGGTGAGGCAGATGACTTTCCAGGCGCTAGCCCACAAAAGGCTGGTGTAGCAATTGCCGATATCTTTACAGGAATGTATGCCAGCACCGCTATTTTGGCCGCTGTAGTACACAGAGACCAAACTGGACAAGGTCAATATATTGATATGGCCTTACTCGATACCCAAATTGCAATCATGGCCAATGTTTCTAGCGCCTATCTCTGCTCCAATCAGGTTCCGCGCCGTTGGGGCAATGCTTCCCCCATTATTGTTCCCTATCAAACCTTCCCGACTTCGGATGGCTGGATGATTGTTGGCGTGGGCAATGACGGCCAATTCAAGCATTTCGTGACCGCTGGAGGAGAGGCTCATTTAGCTGAAAATCCCCTCTATTTAAGCAATCCCTTGCGCGTTGAAAATCGTAAGTTATTGATTCCATTGCTTGAAGTGATGACCCGTCAGAAGACCAAGGCAGAATGGATATCCCTTCTTGAGGCGGCTAATGTGCCCTGTGGGCCAATCAATAACTTCCAGGAAGTTTTTGAAAATGAGCAAGTAAAAGCACGTGGCATCCAGATTGATGTGCCCCATCCTACCGCTGGCACGATGAAGCTGGTTGCTAGCCCAATTCACTTATCTGAAACCCCGGTAGATGTCCGCATGGCACCCCCCACTCTTGGTCAGCACACCAATGAAATCCTACGAGAGCGACTCAAATTAGACGATCAGGCAATTGACGCTCTACATAGCAAAGGCATCGTCTAA
- the parC gene encoding DNA topoisomerase IV subunit A: protein MDIVEVDAPALASTGGPNDPHDPKVVELNEDDKDSLTLAVYAERAYLDYAISVVKGRALPDVSDGQKPVQRRILFSMSEMGLRADAKPVKSARVVGDVLGKFHPHGDQSAYDALVRLAQSFSLRYPLIDGQGNFGSRDGDGAAAMRYTEARLTKIASLLLSEIDEGTVDFAPNYDGSFQEPKLLPARLPFVLLNGASGIAVGMATEIPSHNLREVASAAIALMKSPKMTTPELLEIIPGPDYPGGGQIISSTAEIAQIYETGRGSLKVRARWSIEELARGQWQIVVNELPPSTSSQRVLQEIEEITNPKVKVGKKTLTPEQNNLKSTILNVLDGVRDESSKDAAVRLVFEPKSKNIDVNEFVNLLLAHTSLESNAPMNLVMIGTDGRPRQKGLKEIISEWISFRVGTVTRRTQHRLNKVKDRMHILEGRLTVLLNIDKVIKIIRNSDEPKADLMKEFKLSERQAEDILDIRLRQLARLEGIKIEQELKELKSEREDLEGLLQSDTVLRKRIIKEIESDMKEFGDDRRTLILEDKRAVAETKVLDEPVTVIVSQKGWVRVRQGHEHDATQFGFKAGDGLYGTFECRTVDVMQGFGSDGRVYTVPVSELPGARGDGSPLTSFVNLAAGSQMVAYYAGQPDDLVLISTRAGNGFLANVADMTTRNKAGKSFVGIDSKFPGGDAPLGAAKVTAGMKQVACLSENSKLLVFPLDELKRLPTGGKGVILMGLDDKEKLASAIAVGPDGATYSGAGRAGKPTELSLDAKTLKSFAGNRARKGHFVEPRLKDGKLKAN, encoded by the coding sequence ATGGATATTGTTGAGGTGGATGCGCCAGCTTTGGCATCTACTGGCGGCCCTAATGATCCGCACGACCCTAAGGTGGTAGAGCTTAACGAGGACGACAAAGATAGCTTAACGCTAGCAGTTTATGCGGAGCGTGCTTATCTTGATTACGCGATTAGCGTGGTTAAAGGTCGCGCCTTGCCTGATGTATCCGATGGTCAAAAACCAGTTCAACGTCGTATCTTGTTCTCCATGAGTGAGATGGGTTTGCGTGCGGATGCTAAGCCAGTCAAGAGTGCTCGTGTAGTGGGTGATGTGCTGGGTAAATTTCACCCGCATGGTGACCAATCAGCATATGACGCCTTGGTGCGTTTGGCGCAGAGCTTCTCTTTGCGCTACCCCTTAATTGATGGTCAAGGTAACTTCGGTTCTCGCGATGGCGATGGCGCAGCTGCGATGCGTTATACCGAGGCGCGCCTAACCAAGATTGCCAGCTTGTTATTGAGTGAGATCGATGAGGGTACGGTCGATTTCGCACCCAACTACGATGGCTCGTTCCAAGAACCAAAACTATTGCCCGCTCGTTTGCCATTTGTTTTGCTTAATGGTGCATCAGGTATTGCCGTGGGTATGGCGACCGAAATTCCTTCGCATAACTTGCGTGAGGTGGCTAGTGCTGCGATTGCATTAATGAAGTCGCCGAAGATGACTACCCCCGAGCTTTTGGAAATCATCCCAGGACCAGACTATCCGGGTGGCGGTCAGATTATTTCCTCCACGGCAGAGATTGCTCAGATCTATGAAACTGGCCGTGGCAGCCTAAAGGTGCGCGCCCGCTGGTCTATTGAAGAGTTAGCAAGAGGCCAATGGCAAATTGTGGTGAATGAATTGCCGCCTTCAACCTCATCTCAGCGCGTGCTGCAAGAGATTGAAGAGATTACCAATCCTAAAGTAAAGGTTGGCAAGAAAACCTTAACGCCAGAACAAAACAATCTGAAGTCCACTATCTTGAATGTCTTGGATGGTGTGCGTGATGAGTCGAGCAAAGATGCGGCAGTACGCCTAGTGTTCGAGCCAAAGAGCAAGAATATTGACGTCAATGAATTTGTTAACTTGCTGCTTGCTCATACTTCATTGGAATCCAATGCCCCAATGAATTTGGTGATGATTGGTACCGACGGTCGTCCACGCCAAAAGGGTCTAAAGGAAATCATTTCAGAATGGATTTCTTTCAGGGTCGGCACAGTGACTCGTCGTACTCAGCATCGATTAAATAAAGTAAAAGACCGTATGCATATTTTGGAGGGACGTTTAACCGTTCTTCTGAATATTGATAAAGTCATTAAGATCATTCGCAATAGCGATGAGCCTAAAGCGGACTTGATGAAGGAATTCAAGTTGAGCGAACGTCAGGCCGAAGATATTTTGGATATCCGCTTGCGTCAGTTAGCTCGCTTAGAGGGAATCAAAATTGAGCAGGAGCTCAAAGAGCTGAAGTCTGAACGCGAAGATCTTGAAGGTTTATTGCAAAGCGATACTGTTTTGCGTAAACGTATCATCAAAGAGATTGAGTCTGACATGAAGGAGTTCGGCGATGATCGTCGCACTCTCATTTTGGAAGATAAGCGCGCTGTAGCGGAAACCAAGGTTCTGGATGAGCCTGTCACAGTCATTGTTTCTCAAAAGGGTTGGGTGCGTGTTCGTCAAGGTCATGAACATGATGCAACTCAGTTTGGCTTTAAGGCGGGCGATGGCTTGTACGGCACTTTCGAGTGTCGCACTGTTGATGTGATGCAAGGTTTTGGTAGCGATGGCCGCGTTTACACAGTCCCTGTCAGTGAGTTACCTGGAGCCCGGGGTGATGGTTCGCCATTAACAAGCTTTGTGAATTTGGCGGCCGGCTCTCAGATGGTTGCCTATTACGCAGGTCAGCCAGATGATTTGGTGCTCATTTCTACAAGAGCTGGTAACGGCTTCTTGGCCAACGTTGCCGATATGACGACTCGCAATAAGGCTGGTAAATCCTTTGTTGGAATTGACAGCAAATTCCCTGGCGGAGATGCCCCTTTGGGCGCAGCTAAAGTCACTGCCGGCATGAAGCAGGTTGCTTGCTTATCTGAAAACTCCAAATTATTAGTTTTCCCTCTCGATGAGTTGAAGCGCTTGCCGACTGGCGGTAAAGGTGTGATTTTGATGGGTCTGGATGATAAAGAGAAGTTGGCATCCGCTATTGCGGTAGGACCTGACGGCGCAACCTATTCTGGTGCTGGTCGTGCGGGTAAACCAACTGAGCTTAGTCTCGATGCGAAGACCTTAAAGTCATTTGCGGGCAATCGCGCACGCAAAGGTCATTTTGTCGAGCCGCGTCTGAAAGATGGAAAGTTAAAGGCGAACTGA
- a CDS encoding MFS transporter, translated as MASTKLSLKQVLIFGGLMVTFSMGIRHGFGLFNLPITSANGWGRETFALTIALQNLIWGAVQPVTGALADRYGAFKIMLVGGALYAVGLAGMALSTDAVNFSLAGGLLIGLAQTATTYSVVYGILGRNVAAEKRVWAMGIAAAAGSFGQFLMIPVEQGLLSSFGANDALLMLALMASLMIPIAFMLREPTVASTHQRGDQTIRQALNEAIGNPSFRLLTLGYFVCGFQVVFIAVHLAPYLKDLSKIYPEVGAPAVATTALALIGLFNIFGTYSAGILGQRFPKRYLLSGIYLSRSIAILGFLWLPLSPTSTYVFAAIMGFLWLSTIPLTNAIVAQIFGVKYLTMLSGLVFFSHQLGSFCGAYLGGYLFDRTGSYSIVWNIAIALGIFAFLVNLPVKERAIHRVATT; from the coding sequence TTGGCCTCCACCAAACTATCACTCAAGCAAGTCCTGATTTTTGGTGGGCTGATGGTGACCTTTTCCATGGGTATACGCCATGGATTTGGTCTTTTTAATCTACCTATTACTTCTGCCAATGGCTGGGGCCGTGAAACGTTTGCACTCACCATCGCACTGCAAAACCTAATTTGGGGAGCGGTTCAACCCGTTACGGGCGCACTGGCAGATCGTTATGGCGCGTTCAAGATCATGCTTGTTGGCGGCGCACTCTATGCAGTTGGCTTAGCAGGCATGGCGCTCTCAACGGATGCAGTGAACTTTTCACTAGCTGGCGGCTTACTCATTGGGCTAGCGCAAACCGCAACAACATATAGCGTTGTATATGGAATTCTGGGGCGCAACGTTGCCGCAGAAAAACGGGTTTGGGCAATGGGTATTGCTGCGGCCGCAGGTTCATTTGGTCAGTTCTTAATGATTCCTGTTGAGCAAGGTTTACTCAGTAGCTTTGGCGCAAACGATGCATTGCTCATGTTGGCCCTTATGGCCAGCCTCATGATCCCGATTGCCTTCATGTTGCGCGAGCCGACGGTCGCGTCTACACACCAACGTGGTGATCAAACCATTAGACAGGCCTTAAATGAGGCCATTGGTAATCCAAGCTTTCGTTTGCTTACCCTTGGATATTTTGTGTGTGGATTTCAGGTGGTATTTATTGCGGTGCACTTAGCGCCATACCTGAAAGATCTCTCCAAAATCTATCCCGAGGTTGGCGCACCAGCGGTAGCAACTACTGCCTTAGCCTTGATTGGTCTTTTTAATATCTTTGGCACCTATAGCGCCGGAATACTCGGCCAACGCTTTCCGAAGCGCTACCTGCTCTCTGGCATCTATCTGAGCAGATCTATCGCCATTCTCGGTTTCTTATGGCTACCGCTAAGTCCAACTAGCACTTACGTATTTGCTGCCATCATGGGCTTTCTTTGGTTATCCACCATACCCTTAACCAATGCGATTGTGGCGCAAATTTTCGGCGTTAAATACCTCACCATGCTTTCGGGCTTGGTATTTTTCTCTCATCAACTAGGCAGCTTCTGCGGGGCGTATTTGGGCGGCTATCTATTCGATCGCACTGGCTCTTATTCTATTGTTTGGAATATTGCGATCGCACTAGGTATTTTCGCCTTCCTAGTTAACTTGCCAGTGAAAGAGCGTGCAATTCATCGTGTCGCAACCACCTAA